A stretch of Corallococcus macrosporus DNA encodes these proteins:
- a CDS encoding YoaK family protein: MFSAQSSPQSRRAYSLLAVLLASVAGAVNAVGFVALGAHASHMSGNMATLGESLAQGRWDTARLPAQLMGLFVAGAFCATGLLDASRHRTRGRHVAALLLEMLVLGGVGLGMASTPGARAPGPLWGIAFAMGLQNALVTRVSGAVVRTSHVTGLLTDIGIQGVQMLAWVRDGLRGEGAPGLWQRVRDLPSAVQFERTRLHLGLALAFLAGSTLGPYLFLRHGALTLVLPCVVLGVLAALDLRLNVKPAPSPAAPDR; the protein is encoded by the coding sequence ATGTTCAGTGCCCAGTCGTCGCCCCAGTCGCGCCGCGCCTACTCCCTCCTCGCCGTGCTGCTGGCCTCCGTGGCCGGCGCGGTCAACGCCGTGGGGTTCGTGGCGCTGGGCGCGCATGCGTCCCATATGTCCGGCAACATGGCCACGCTGGGCGAGTCCCTGGCCCAGGGCCGCTGGGACACGGCGCGGCTGCCCGCGCAGTTGATGGGGCTGTTCGTCGCCGGGGCCTTCTGCGCGACGGGGCTGCTGGACGCCTCGCGGCACCGCACGCGAGGACGGCACGTGGCCGCGCTGCTGCTGGAGATGCTCGTGCTGGGCGGCGTGGGCCTGGGCATGGCGTCCACGCCGGGCGCGCGCGCGCCGGGGCCGCTCTGGGGCATCGCCTTCGCCATGGGGCTGCAGAACGCGCTCGTCACGCGGGTGTCTGGCGCGGTGGTGCGCACCAGCCACGTGACGGGGCTGCTCACGGACATCGGCATCCAGGGGGTGCAGATGCTGGCGTGGGTGCGCGACGGCCTGCGGGGGGAAGGCGCGCCGGGGCTGTGGCAGCGCGTGCGGGACCTGCCCTCCGCCGTGCAGTTCGAGCGCACGCGGCTGCACCTGGGGCTGGCGCTGGCGTTCCTCGCCGGCTCCACGCTGGGCCCCTACCTCTTCCTGCGCCACGGGGCGCTGACGCTGGTGCTGCCGTGCGTGGTGCTGGGCGTGCTGGCCGCGCTGGACTTGCGGCTGAACGTCAAGCCCGCGCCGTCCCCCGCCGCTCCGGACCGCTGA
- a CDS encoding histidine triad nucleotide-binding protein, protein MPESDCLFCKIRDGLIPAKVVYQDADCLAFEDINPQAPTHVLFIPRKHIATVNDITTEDREVVGSLYIGAAKLARERGFADTGYRVVMNTQRDAGQTVFHIHLHLLAGRPLHWPPG, encoded by the coding sequence ATGCCCGAATCCGACTGCCTCTTCTGCAAGATTCGCGATGGCCTCATCCCGGCGAAGGTCGTCTACCAGGACGCGGACTGCCTGGCCTTCGAGGACATCAACCCGCAGGCTCCCACGCACGTGCTGTTCATCCCGCGCAAGCACATCGCCACGGTGAACGACATCACGACGGAGGACCGCGAGGTGGTGGGCAGCCTCTACATCGGCGCGGCGAAGCTGGCGCGCGAACGGGGCTTCGCGGACACGGGCTACCGCGTGGTGATGAACACCCAGCGCGACGCGGGCCAGACGGTGTTCCACATCCACCTGCACCTGCTCGCGGGCCGTCCCCTGCACTGGCCCCCGGGCTAG
- the hprK gene encoding HPr(Ser) kinase/phosphatase, translated as MKSIRISQLLEDQGHDLRLTLMAGSQGLTRTVDSSRIQKPGLALAGFTEHLHPHRVQVFGNTEISYLATLAEDAQRASLAKLFSEEDLACVVVTKALDVPRALVDACEAAGLSLMKTPLLSSEFIQRVQSFLEDALTESSSLHGVLMDVFGVGILLLGKSGIGKSEIALDLVMRGHRLVADDIVDVTRRKGAVYGAGNPVIKHHMEIRGLGIINIKDLFGVSAVREQKKIELVIELQEWDPHQEYDRLGVEDKHLQIVGVDIPLSVVPVRPGRNMATIVEVAARNQLLKLQGHHSAREFAERLNRAIAQGAMRRTLGEEVE; from the coding sequence ATGAAATCCATTCGCATCTCCCAGCTCCTCGAGGACCAGGGCCACGACCTGCGGCTGACCCTGATGGCGGGCAGCCAGGGCCTGACGCGCACGGTGGACTCCTCGCGCATCCAGAAGCCGGGCCTGGCGCTGGCGGGCTTCACCGAGCACCTCCACCCGCACCGCGTCCAGGTCTTCGGCAACACCGAAATCTCCTACCTGGCCACCCTGGCGGAGGACGCGCAGCGCGCCTCGCTGGCCAAGCTCTTCAGCGAGGAGGACCTGGCCTGCGTCGTGGTCACCAAGGCGCTGGACGTGCCGCGTGCACTGGTGGACGCCTGCGAGGCGGCGGGCCTGTCGCTGATGAAGACGCCGCTGCTCTCCAGCGAGTTCATCCAGCGGGTGCAGAGCTTCCTGGAGGACGCGCTCACGGAGTCCAGCAGCCTGCACGGCGTGCTGATGGACGTCTTCGGCGTGGGCATCCTGCTCTTGGGCAAGAGCGGCATCGGCAAGAGCGAAATCGCCCTGGACCTGGTGATGCGCGGCCACCGGCTGGTGGCGGACGACATCGTGGACGTGACCCGGAGGAAGGGCGCCGTCTACGGCGCGGGCAACCCGGTCATCAAGCACCACATGGAGATTCGCGGACTGGGCATCATCAACATCAAGGACCTCTTCGGAGTGTCCGCCGTCCGGGAACAGAAGAAGATTGAGCTTGTGATCGAGCTGCAGGAATGGGATCCGCACCAGGAGTACGACCGCCTGGGCGTGGAGGACAAGCACCTGCAGATCGTCGGCGTGGACATCCCCTTGTCGGTCGTGCCGGTGCGTCCTGGACGCAACATGGCCACCATCGTGGAGGTGGCCGCGCGCAACCAGTTGTTGAAGCTTCAGGGCCACCATTCGGCGCGAGAGTTCGCCGAGCGACTCAATCGAGCCATCGCCCAGGGGGCGATGCGCCGCACCTTGGGAGAAGAGGTCGAGTGA
- the rapZ gene encoding RNase adapter RapZ: MTAPAKQIIVITGMSGSGKSTAIRALEDAGFFCIDNLPVLLLPKLTELAGGGNIERMALVMDAREGVFLKDAPRVLDEVRRAGHQVDVLFLDASDDSLMRRFSETRRRHPLAPDGTVAEGIHLEREALKDLRELADQVIDSSALNVHDLKRMVQGRFSPEPTTGPSLSIMSFGYRYGVPPQADLVFDVRFLPNPYFVPELKGLTGKNPKVSGYVLEREETQQFLEKVVDLCRFLFPRYQKEGKAYLTVALGCTGGKHRSVALAAEMVRRLSADYGRVQLWDRDIEKE; this comes from the coding sequence GTGACCGCCCCCGCGAAGCAGATCATCGTCATCACCGGCATGTCAGGTTCCGGAAAGTCCACCGCCATCCGGGCGCTGGAGGACGCCGGCTTCTTCTGCATCGACAACCTGCCGGTGCTCCTCTTGCCCAAGCTCACGGAGCTGGCGGGCGGCGGCAACATCGAGCGCATGGCGTTGGTGATGGACGCGCGCGAAGGCGTCTTCCTCAAGGACGCGCCGCGCGTGCTGGATGAGGTCCGCCGCGCGGGCCACCAGGTGGACGTGCTCTTCCTGGACGCCAGCGACGACAGCCTCATGCGCCGCTTCAGCGAGACGCGCCGCCGTCACCCGCTGGCCCCGGACGGCACGGTGGCGGAGGGCATCCACCTGGAGCGCGAGGCGCTCAAGGACCTGCGCGAGCTGGCGGATCAGGTCATCGACTCGTCGGCGCTCAACGTGCACGATCTGAAGCGCATGGTGCAGGGGCGCTTCAGCCCGGAGCCCACGACGGGCCCCAGCCTGTCCATCATGTCCTTCGGCTACCGCTACGGCGTGCCGCCGCAGGCGGACCTCGTGTTCGACGTGCGCTTCCTGCCGAACCCGTACTTCGTGCCGGAGCTCAAGGGGCTCACCGGCAAGAACCCGAAGGTGTCCGGGTACGTGCTGGAGCGCGAGGAGACGCAGCAGTTCCTGGAGAAGGTCGTGGACCTCTGCCGCTTCCTGTTCCCGCGCTACCAGAAGGAGGGCAAGGCGTACCTCACGGTGGCGCTGGGGTGCACGGGCGGCAAGCACCGCTCGGTGGCGCTGGCGGCGGAGATGGTGCGCCGGCTGTCCGCGGACTACGGCCGCGTGCAGCTGTGGGACCGGGACATCGAGAAGGAGTAG
- a CDS encoding imm11 family protein has product MFRRLTNALRRLWHRPAESSPPDRQSPAGGTEPAAAPRRSRASVAEEPSPQAKHGTSRPRRPAVRIVAHGATPHVSNRKVRRAGVTSARFYDLHDDFRAPGRWEPGDPQDLEDKVVGDVWMFTAGRPVDPPGPLHIPNEERAAPLDFSLAGAGLTPVVHPRVAAVFARLAPEDVQLIPVDIEGQPEPYFLVVATRLIRCVDEAACLELHRYGPGDGIPARVGQYRSVRGLRIDPAQVGRARVFRPWGWPVTLVVSEVVKEALEKERVTGARFTPVTDTRH; this is encoded by the coding sequence ATGTTCAGGCGTCTCACCAACGCGCTGCGACGGCTGTGGCACCGCCCCGCCGAAAGCAGCCCTCCGGACCGGCAGAGCCCGGCCGGCGGGACCGAACCCGCCGCCGCGCCCCGGCGCTCGCGTGCGTCGGTCGCGGAGGAACCCTCCCCCCAGGCGAAGCACGGCACCAGCCGTCCCCGCCGTCCGGCCGTCCGCATCGTCGCGCACGGAGCCACCCCGCACGTCAGCAACCGCAAGGTCCGCCGCGCCGGCGTCACCTCCGCGCGCTTCTACGACCTGCACGACGACTTCCGCGCCCCCGGCCGCTGGGAGCCCGGCGACCCACAGGACCTGGAGGACAAGGTGGTGGGCGACGTGTGGATGTTCACCGCCGGGCGCCCCGTGGATCCGCCTGGGCCCCTGCACATCCCCAACGAGGAGCGGGCCGCCCCGCTGGACTTCAGCCTCGCGGGCGCAGGCCTCACCCCCGTGGTGCACCCGCGCGTGGCCGCCGTGTTCGCGCGCCTGGCCCCGGAGGACGTGCAGCTCATCCCCGTGGACATCGAGGGCCAGCCGGAGCCGTACTTCCTCGTCGTCGCCACGCGCCTCATCCGCTGCGTGGACGAGGCCGCCTGCCTGGAGCTCCACCGCTACGGCCCCGGCGACGGCATCCCCGCGCGCGTGGGCCAGTACCGCTCCGTCCGGGGCCTGAGAATCGACCCCGCCCAGGTGGGCCGCGCCCGCGTGTTCCGCCCCTGGGGCTGGCCCGTCACCCTCGTCGTCTCCGAGGTCGTGAAGGAAGCCCTGGAGAAGGAGCGCGTCACCGGCGCGCGCTTCACGCCCGTCACCGACACCCGGCACTGA
- a CDS encoding ATPase, T2SS/T4P/T4SS family codes for MTTPSPKSEAPATPEAVFARLLQGLREAGRAPAGAPATPKTPEALAAALFDVAGSTGAAMFSVWAADDTDSAEDGDGEGGDVGAGERIINAGISLFFIAKDPSGTVGLLGAERIPVRQPMAYELYRPLGNALTAYAKRGADPVMPDRGSVAFPAGAADPDVEFRVSFREDALGTWTTALARDRETRKAYPSIASLPLSAEAARFLKGLFNRLDKSLFNGQVVLLTGASSTGRSTTLRAVMDALPDNVHALAAVEDPKGGPGGAIGVVKVGGELPLTQALRSFLRQDPDLVFADEVRTLEDMQMLCNAAFTGHAAVSVLEAKTPEEGYAWLTEAMPGLPVSAFIVHHTRDAAGTLAMTLHETKSTEDGNTLRLVPWTPGS; via the coding sequence ATGACGACCCCGAGCCCGAAGTCCGAAGCCCCCGCGACGCCGGAAGCCGTGTTCGCCCGCCTGCTCCAGGGGCTGAGGGAGGCGGGCAGGGCTCCGGCTGGAGCGCCGGCCACGCCGAAGACGCCCGAGGCGCTGGCGGCGGCCCTCTTCGACGTCGCGGGAAGCACGGGCGCGGCGATGTTCTCCGTCTGGGCGGCGGATGACACGGACAGCGCCGAGGACGGGGACGGGGAGGGTGGGGACGTGGGGGCAGGGGAGCGGATCATCAACGCGGGCATCTCGCTGTTCTTCATCGCGAAGGACCCGTCAGGCACGGTGGGACTGCTGGGCGCGGAGCGGATCCCGGTGCGTCAGCCCATGGCGTACGAGCTCTACCGGCCACTGGGCAACGCGCTGACGGCGTACGCGAAGCGGGGCGCGGATCCGGTGATGCCGGACCGGGGCAGCGTGGCCTTCCCTGCGGGCGCGGCGGATCCGGACGTCGAGTTCCGCGTGTCGTTCCGCGAAGACGCGCTGGGCACCTGGACCACGGCGCTGGCGAGGGACCGGGAGACGCGCAAGGCGTACCCGAGCATCGCCAGCCTCCCGCTGTCCGCCGAAGCGGCGCGGTTCCTGAAAGGGCTCTTCAACCGCCTGGACAAGTCGCTGTTCAACGGCCAGGTGGTCCTGCTCACGGGCGCATCCAGCACGGGCCGCAGCACGACCCTGCGGGCCGTGATGGACGCGCTACCTGACAACGTGCACGCGCTGGCGGCGGTGGAGGATCCGAAGGGCGGACCGGGAGGGGCCATCGGCGTCGTGAAGGTGGGCGGGGAGTTGCCGCTGACGCAGGCGCTGCGTTCATTCCTGCGGCAGGACCCGGACCTCGTCTTCGCGGACGAGGTGCGCACGCTGGAGGACATGCAGATGCTCTGCAACGCGGCGTTCACGGGACACGCGGCGGTCAGCGTCCTGGAAGCGAAGACCCCCGAGGAGGGCTACGCCTGGCTGACCGAAGCCATGCCGGGACTGCCCGTCTCTGCGTTCATCGTGCATCACACGCGCGACGCGGCGGGCACACTGGCGATGACGCTCCACGAGACGAAGTCCACGGAGGACGGCAACACGCTGCGCCTCGTCCCGTGGACGCCTGGGAGCTGA
- a CDS encoding class I SAM-dependent methyltransferase, with product MPSPSESYLLDFHARLAGVTSRWFAHAPVHAKESAPSTYALLEAVVPRDARPLTVLDLACGDGHLLELLARREQPGLSLVGLDMSAHELDAARARLNGAATLIQGRAQSLPFGDASVDVVLSHLALMLMDDVETVLAELRRVLKPGGRVSIVVGGDMVPGQALEVFAGLMKSTATVPPTRLGDSRVRSVDGLRELFAEGFADVTVRSLSVQGDGSPSEVWESLLTTYDADRLSPAAQASLQAAFLQAVEPLRRTDGSVPLRWGMRQLTATREARAT from the coding sequence ATGCCCTCCCCTTCCGAGTCCTACCTGCTCGACTTCCATGCGCGCCTCGCGGGGGTGACCTCGCGGTGGTTCGCGCACGCGCCCGTGCACGCGAAGGAATCGGCTCCTTCGACCTATGCGCTGCTGGAGGCCGTCGTGCCTCGCGATGCACGGCCCCTGACGGTGCTCGACCTGGCGTGTGGAGATGGGCACCTGTTGGAGCTGCTTGCGCGGCGGGAGCAACCGGGGCTGTCGCTCGTCGGGCTCGACATGAGCGCGCATGAGTTGGATGCGGCGCGGGCGCGGTTGAACGGAGCGGCGACGCTGATCCAGGGACGGGCGCAGTCGCTTCCATTCGGGGATGCCAGCGTGGACGTGGTGCTGAGCCACCTGGCGCTCATGCTGATGGACGACGTGGAGACCGTGCTCGCGGAATTGCGGCGCGTGCTGAAGCCGGGCGGGCGGGTGTCCATCGTCGTGGGCGGGGACATGGTGCCGGGGCAGGCGCTGGAAGTCTTCGCAGGGCTCATGAAGAGCACGGCGACGGTTCCTCCCACGCGGCTGGGCGACTCGCGTGTCCGCTCCGTGGATGGGCTGCGGGAACTCTTCGCCGAGGGCTTCGCGGACGTCACGGTGCGGTCCCTCTCCGTGCAGGGAGATGGGTCACCGAGCGAGGTCTGGGAGTCGCTGCTCACGACGTACGACGCGGACCGTCTGTCTCCAGCGGCACAGGCGTCTCTTCAGGCCGCGTTCCTCCAGGCCGTGGAACCACTGCGGCGTACGGACGGCAGCGTTCCATTGCGCTGGGGCATGCGGCAGCTGACGGCGACGCGCGAGGCTCGCGCGACATGA
- a CDS encoding general secretion pathway protein GspE produces MTRKLGEQLVLDGVLTPELLSRALARQQETGLKLGECLVRLGVDETPVLRLLAQELKTRFVSTEKLAQAKVDPALLERVPVRLAEGFDFMPLRLAQDALYVAISEPQRQRALEEIASTVGVAQVLPFVAVRRSIRAAIRKHYYADANAFEHPPEDLVCPHCGASCMPGDFQCARCELLLVRSVDDLPPRDNVSLVRALLTKPEQTGARGVPRPPQQEATRVVAFQAQATAKKGPPVRPVIVAGLDLVNQPLSPFEAYVLSFVDGRTALSDMALITQVTELELRAVFESLSERGVTKLVGTLASTDASFSGDGTPVFDRGEPKPPPSAKAVAARAPAARPPAPTPSVTLGTALTAKPPTMPPVSPPRVEDTREEVLQRVVRLEQAGKLAEALDLLERSIGLLPKPAPLYNRMGMILLNHQRDYERASAFFQKASDLEPENSVYTMNLYSVLALTAEATNAGQKKPRR; encoded by the coding sequence ATGACGCGCAAGCTCGGGGAGCAGTTGGTCCTGGATGGAGTGCTGACGCCGGAGCTGTTGTCCCGGGCGCTCGCGCGGCAGCAGGAGACGGGGCTGAAGCTGGGCGAGTGCCTGGTGCGGCTGGGCGTGGACGAGACGCCGGTGCTGCGGCTCCTGGCGCAGGAGCTGAAGACGCGCTTCGTGTCCACGGAGAAGCTGGCGCAGGCGAAGGTGGACCCCGCACTCCTGGAGCGCGTGCCGGTGCGGCTGGCGGAGGGCTTCGACTTCATGCCGCTGCGGCTGGCACAGGACGCGCTGTACGTGGCCATCTCCGAGCCGCAGCGGCAGCGGGCGCTGGAGGAGATTGCCTCGACGGTGGGGGTGGCGCAGGTGCTGCCGTTCGTGGCGGTGCGCCGGTCCATCCGCGCGGCCATCCGCAAGCACTACTACGCGGACGCGAACGCCTTCGAGCACCCGCCGGAGGACCTGGTGTGTCCGCACTGCGGAGCGTCGTGCATGCCGGGGGACTTCCAGTGCGCGCGCTGTGAGCTGCTGCTCGTGCGGAGCGTGGACGACCTGCCGCCCCGGGACAACGTGTCGCTGGTGCGCGCGCTGCTCACGAAGCCCGAGCAGACGGGAGCGCGCGGCGTGCCCCGGCCGCCCCAGCAGGAGGCGACGCGGGTCGTGGCGTTCCAGGCGCAGGCCACGGCGAAGAAGGGGCCGCCGGTGCGGCCGGTCATCGTGGCGGGGCTGGACCTGGTGAACCAGCCGCTGAGCCCGTTCGAGGCGTACGTGCTGTCGTTCGTGGACGGGCGCACGGCGCTGTCGGACATGGCGCTGATCACGCAGGTGACGGAGCTGGAGCTGCGCGCGGTGTTCGAGTCGCTGTCCGAGCGCGGCGTGACGAAGCTGGTGGGCACGCTGGCTTCGACGGATGCATCGTTCTCCGGGGATGGCACGCCCGTGTTCGACCGGGGTGAGCCGAAGCCGCCGCCGTCCGCGAAGGCGGTGGCGGCCCGTGCTCCGGCGGCCCGGCCTCCGGCACCGACGCCGTCCGTGACGTTGGGGACGGCGCTGACGGCGAAGCCTCCCACGATGCCGCCGGTGTCACCGCCCAGGGTGGAGGACACGCGGGAGGAGGTGCTCCAGCGCGTCGTGCGGCTGGAGCAGGCCGGGAAGCTGGCGGAGGCGCTGGACCTGCTGGAGCGCAGCATCGGGCTCCTGCCGAAGCCCGCGCCGCTCTACAACCGCATGGGGATGATCCTCCTGAACCACCAGCGCGACTACGAGCGCGCCAGTGCGTTCTTCCAGAAGGCCTCGGACCTGGAGCCGGAGAACAGCGTCTACACGATGAACCTGTACTCCGTGCTGGCCCTCACGGCTGAAGCCACGAACGCGGGACAGAAGAAGCCCCGGCGCTGA
- a CDS encoding SPFH domain-containing protein, protein MFFGYMKSTPTTYVMQYRDGEVVREGAGLSFLYWKPATTLVAVPLSSADVPFAFNEVTRDFQPVTIQGQLTYRVDDPRKLAGLLDYSITPSGRHRSEDPEKLADRLVQAAQVRARAVVQSLSLREVLVQSDMLEARVLAALAEAESVKALGVHVMAFSVLSIQPTPEMARALEAAAREGLQREADEAIYARRNAAVEQERRIKESELATELVVEERQRQIREAKMAADIAVEEQRAALMERWVQNERQSADARAYTLEKTLEPVRNMDWKTPLATSSNGGDPALNIALAFREMGENAERIGELNVSPDLLRSLLPADSRPHKPNKPPRAEVQTFDPRDR, encoded by the coding sequence ATGTTCTTCGGGTACATGAAGTCAACGCCGACCACGTACGTGATGCAGTACCGGGACGGCGAGGTGGTCCGCGAAGGTGCGGGCCTGTCGTTCCTCTACTGGAAGCCGGCGACGACGCTGGTGGCGGTGCCGCTGTCGAGCGCGGACGTCCCGTTCGCCTTCAACGAGGTCACCCGCGACTTCCAGCCGGTGACGATTCAGGGCCAGCTGACATACCGGGTGGACGACCCGCGCAAGCTCGCGGGGCTCCTGGACTACTCCATCACCCCGTCGGGGCGTCACCGCTCGGAGGACCCGGAGAAGCTGGCGGACCGGCTGGTGCAGGCCGCGCAGGTGCGTGCCCGCGCGGTGGTGCAGTCCCTGAGCCTGCGCGAGGTGCTGGTCCAGTCCGACATGCTGGAGGCGCGCGTGCTGGCGGCGCTGGCGGAGGCCGAGTCCGTGAAGGCGCTGGGCGTGCACGTGATGGCCTTCTCCGTGCTCTCCATCCAGCCCACGCCGGAGATGGCGCGCGCGCTGGAGGCCGCCGCGCGCGAGGGGCTCCAGCGGGAGGCGGACGAGGCCATCTACGCCCGCCGCAACGCGGCCGTGGAGCAGGAGCGGCGCATCAAGGAGAGCGAGCTGGCCACGGAGCTGGTGGTGGAGGAGCGCCAGCGCCAGATTCGCGAGGCGAAGATGGCCGCGGACATCGCGGTGGAGGAGCAGCGCGCCGCCCTCATGGAGCGCTGGGTCCAGAACGAGCGCCAGTCCGCGGACGCGCGCGCATACACCCTGGAGAAGACGCTGGAGCCGGTGCGCAACATGGACTGGAAGACGCCGCTGGCCACGTCCTCCAACGGCGGCGACCCGGCCCTGAACATCGCCCTGGCCTTCCGCGAGATGGGCGAGAACGCGGAGCGCATCGGCGAGCTCAACGTGTCGCCGGACCTCCTGCGCTCGCTGCTCCCCGCGGACTCCAGGCCGCACAAGCCGAACAAGCCCCCCCGGGCCGAAGTCCAGACCTTCGACCCTCGCGACCGCTGA
- a CDS encoding NAD+ kinase, with protein MNTPFEKVVLVTRKTRLADLVVRFNTKKQAKFYVERNNQDFNAFEAEDDTYRRAVDGLRSQLDVGLPVQQVDRSLVPTFLFTGKELVVAVGQDGLVANVAKYVGSQPLVGVNPDPERFDGVLLPFLPRDARAAVLRTLEGRARVRQVQLAEARLQDGQRLLAFNDLFIGARTHVSARYEVRYGGKEESQSSSGVLVSTGAGSSGWLSSVFALARGLTRCTGGTPGKPWTLGWEEARLAFVVREPFVSRHSGADIVGGFVTAQQELVLESRMPQGGVIFSDGMEEDFLTFGAGATARIRPAEQRARLVVH; from the coding sequence ATGAACACCCCGTTCGAGAAGGTGGTCCTCGTCACACGCAAGACGCGGCTGGCGGACCTGGTGGTGCGCTTCAACACGAAGAAGCAGGCGAAGTTCTATGTGGAGCGCAACAACCAGGACTTCAACGCCTTCGAGGCGGAGGACGACACCTACCGCCGCGCGGTGGACGGCCTGCGCTCGCAGTTGGACGTGGGGCTGCCGGTGCAGCAGGTGGACCGCTCGCTCGTACCCACCTTCCTCTTCACCGGCAAGGAGCTCGTCGTGGCGGTGGGGCAGGACGGGCTCGTCGCCAACGTGGCCAAGTACGTGGGCAGCCAGCCGCTCGTGGGCGTGAACCCGGACCCCGAGCGCTTCGACGGCGTGCTGCTGCCGTTCCTCCCGCGCGACGCCCGGGCCGCCGTGCTGCGCACGCTGGAGGGCCGCGCGAGGGTGCGCCAGGTGCAACTGGCGGAGGCGCGGCTCCAGGACGGCCAGCGGCTGCTCGCCTTCAACGACCTGTTCATCGGCGCGCGCACGCACGTGTCCGCCCGCTACGAGGTCCGCTACGGCGGGAAGGAGGAGTCGCAGTCCTCCAGCGGCGTGCTCGTGTCCACCGGCGCGGGCTCCAGCGGGTGGCTGTCGTCCGTGTTCGCGCTCGCGCGGGGCCTCACCCGGTGCACGGGCGGCACGCCGGGGAAGCCCTGGACGCTCGGTTGGGAGGAGGCGCGGCTCGCCTTCGTCGTGCGCGAGCCCTTCGTCAGCCGCCACTCGGGCGCGGACATCGTCGGCGGCTTCGTCACGGCCCAACAGGAGCTGGTGCTCGAGTCCCGCATGCCCCAGGGCGGCGTCATCTTCAGCGACGGCATGGAGGAGGACTTCCTCACCTTCGGCGCCGGCGCCACCGCGCGCATCCGTCCGGCCGAGCAGAGGGCACGCCTGGTCGTCCACTGA
- a CDS encoding PTS sugar transporter subunit IIA produces MVGLVIASHGRLADELVSTAEQIVGKLPAVATCNIEPGAPVEDLRAKMKLAVKAVDEGDGVIIMADLFGGTPCKESLMMCQRMNLEVLAGVNLPMLLKANSLRSEQMALSDMANQLASYGQRNITCASALLREAQQQPRT; encoded by the coding sequence ATGGTCGGCCTCGTCATCGCATCGCACGGGCGTCTCGCGGATGAGCTTGTCTCAACCGCTGAACAGATCGTGGGCAAGCTGCCCGCCGTGGCCACGTGCAACATCGAGCCGGGGGCTCCCGTCGAGGACCTCCGCGCCAAGATGAAGCTGGCGGTCAAGGCCGTGGATGAAGGGGACGGTGTCATCATCATGGCCGACCTCTTCGGAGGTACCCCCTGTAAGGAATCGCTGATGATGTGTCAGCGGATGAATCTGGAGGTCCTGGCCGGCGTCAATCTGCCCATGCTGCTGAAGGCCAACTCGCTCCGTTCGGAGCAGATGGCCCTGTCGGACATGGCCAACCAGCTGGCGTCGTACGGCCAGCGCAACATCACCTGTGCATCCGCCCTGCTTCGCGAGGCCCAGCAGCAGCCGCGAACTTGA
- a CDS encoding PTS sugar transporter subunit IIB, with protein sequence MITLVRVDNRLIHGQVVEAWLPHLKVSRVVVADDEAASSPLIRAAMALAVQSAIEVQILPLAQVDFAALSKDGVRTLVLLRDVASVPFAFQHGLAMDQLNLGNVHFGTGRRQVSPSVFLAEGELQALQQLSAQGVRVEARAVPAEKSVDLPDLTERWSKAG encoded by the coding sequence GTGATCACCCTGGTCCGCGTCGACAACCGCCTCATCCATGGTCAGGTCGTCGAAGCCTGGCTTCCCCACCTCAAGGTGTCCCGTGTGGTGGTGGCGGACGATGAGGCGGCCTCCAGTCCCCTCATCCGTGCCGCCATGGCGCTCGCCGTGCAGAGCGCCATCGAGGTGCAGATCCTCCCGCTTGCCCAGGTGGACTTCGCCGCCCTGTCCAAGGACGGCGTGCGCACCCTGGTGCTCTTGAGGGACGTCGCCTCCGTGCCGTTCGCCTTCCAGCACGGGCTGGCCATGGACCAGCTCAACCTGGGCAACGTGCACTTCGGCACCGGCCGGCGGCAGGTGTCGCCGTCCGTCTTCCTGGCGGAGGGCGAGCTGCAGGCCCTCCAGCAACTGTCCGCGCAGGGCGTGCGCGTGGAGGCGCGCGCCGTGCCCGCGGAGAAGTCCGTGGACCTGCCGGACCTGACCGAGCGCTGGTCGAAGGCCGGGTGA